In one window of Burkholderia cenocepacia DNA:
- the cbiB gene encoding adenosylcobinamide-phosphate synthase CbiB: MLMLSLPVVAMLAVAAALVDRAIGEPAGWHPLVAFGRLAARIEAALNTGRRGRVIGVAAWLAAVVPPVAVAAWLVAVLPWPFAAALHVALLWFALGAKSLADHVAPIAAALLRRDLDAARTLTARIVSRDTSQADEGALSRAAVESALENGNDAIFGALFWFVVAGGPGALLFRLANTLDAMWGYRTPRFLTFGWAAARIDDALNWIPARLTAASYALLGDTAAAWRCWRTQARHWDSPNAGPVMAAGAGSLNVQLGGPAVYHGEIEDRPVLGTGATATALHIVAALSLVTRTLALWLALLVASGALVMATHHV, translated from the coding sequence ATGCTGATGCTGTCGCTGCCCGTCGTCGCGATGCTCGCGGTCGCGGCCGCGCTCGTCGACCGCGCCATCGGCGAGCCGGCCGGCTGGCATCCGCTCGTCGCGTTCGGTCGCTTGGCCGCGCGCATCGAAGCCGCGCTGAACACGGGCCGGCGCGGCCGCGTGATCGGCGTCGCCGCGTGGCTCGCGGCGGTCGTGCCGCCGGTGGCCGTCGCGGCATGGCTCGTCGCCGTGCTGCCCTGGCCGTTCGCCGCTGCGCTGCACGTCGCGCTGCTGTGGTTCGCGCTCGGCGCGAAGAGCCTCGCCGACCACGTCGCGCCGATCGCCGCCGCGCTGCTGCGGCGCGACCTCGACGCGGCGCGCACGCTGACCGCGCGCATCGTCTCGCGCGACACGAGCCAGGCCGACGAAGGAGCGCTGTCGCGCGCGGCCGTCGAATCGGCACTCGAGAACGGCAACGACGCGATCTTCGGCGCACTCTTCTGGTTCGTCGTCGCGGGCGGCCCCGGCGCGCTGCTGTTCCGGCTCGCGAACACGCTCGACGCGATGTGGGGCTACCGCACGCCGCGCTTCCTGACTTTCGGCTGGGCCGCCGCGCGCATCGACGACGCGCTGAACTGGATTCCCGCGCGGCTCACCGCCGCGAGCTACGCGCTGCTCGGCGACACGGCCGCCGCGTGGCGCTGCTGGCGCACGCAGGCGCGCCACTGGGACAGCCCGAACGCGGGCCCCGTGATGGCCGCGGGCGCCGGCAGCCTGAACGTGCAGCTCGGCGGCCCGGCCGTCTATCACGGCGAAATCGAGGATCGCCCGGTGCTCGGCACCGGGGCCACGGCCACCGCCCTTCACATCGTCGCCGCGCTGTCGCTGGTCACGCGCACGCTCGCGCTGTGGCTCGCGCTGCTGGTCGCGAGCGGCGCACTCGTCATGGCCACCCATCATGTCTGA
- a CDS encoding FecCD family ABC transporter permease, whose protein sequence is MFHGTFFDADPNRPPRAPVAPGRLPQADAPRVVRAAVRGMSAARATVIWAALAALVSLLFVASLSIGSVPMSPWQALASLVPHGGDTLFADIVRTLRLPRALAGFACGALLALAGALLQVLLRNPLAEPYVLGVSGGAAGFALVAMIAGGAWWLVDASAFAGSLVSVALVLGLARRELWRGESRDASPRLLLTGVVIAAGWGAFVTLLLSLAPDARLRGIIFWLTGDLNGATAPWFAWGALLLSAGVALPVAPQLNVLLRGDATALALGVPVARLRVRIYLVASLAAAAAVTTAGTIGFVGLVVPHALRLAFGNDQRMLLPAAMLAGGGGVMAADLLARTAIAPAQLPVGVMTALIGVPVFLWMLLRRPMR, encoded by the coding sequence ATGTTTCACGGAACGTTCTTCGATGCCGACCCCAATCGTCCGCCCCGCGCCCCTGTCGCGCCCGGCCGGCTGCCGCAAGCGGATGCGCCGCGCGTCGTGCGCGCGGCCGTGCGCGGCATGAGCGCCGCACGCGCCACCGTCATCTGGGCCGCGCTGGCCGCGTTGGTCTCGCTGCTGTTCGTCGCGTCGCTGTCGATCGGCAGCGTGCCGATGTCGCCGTGGCAGGCGCTCGCATCCCTCGTGCCGCACGGCGGCGACACCCTGTTTGCCGACATCGTCCGGACGCTGCGCCTGCCGCGCGCGCTCGCGGGTTTCGCGTGCGGCGCGCTGCTCGCGCTGGCCGGCGCGTTGTTGCAGGTGCTGCTGCGCAATCCGCTCGCGGAGCCGTACGTGCTGGGCGTGTCCGGCGGCGCGGCCGGCTTCGCGCTCGTCGCGATGATCGCGGGCGGCGCATGGTGGCTCGTCGACGCATCCGCGTTCGCCGGTTCGCTCGTATCGGTCGCGCTGGTGCTCGGTCTCGCGCGGCGCGAGCTGTGGCGGGGCGAATCGCGCGACGCGTCGCCGCGGCTGCTGCTCACCGGCGTCGTGATCGCGGCGGGGTGGGGCGCGTTCGTCACGCTGTTGCTGTCACTCGCGCCCGACGCGCGGCTGCGCGGCATCATCTTCTGGCTGACGGGCGACCTGAACGGCGCGACGGCGCCGTGGTTCGCGTGGGGCGCGCTGCTGCTGAGCGCAGGCGTCGCGCTGCCGGTCGCGCCGCAACTGAACGTGCTGCTGCGCGGCGATGCGACCGCGCTCGCGCTCGGCGTGCCGGTCGCGCGGTTGCGCGTGCGGATCTATCTCGTCGCGTCGCTGGCCGCCGCGGCCGCGGTGACGACGGCTGGCACGATCGGCTTCGTCGGCCTCGTCGTGCCGCATGCATTGCGGCTCGCGTTCGGCAACGACCAGCGGATGCTGCTGCCGGCCGCGATGCTCGCGGGCGGCGGCGGCGTGATGGCGGCCGACCTCCTCGCGCGTACCGCGATCGCACCCGCGCAATTGCCGGTCGGCGTGATGACCGCGTTGATCGGCGTGCCGGTGTTCCTGTGGATGTTGCTGAGGAGGCCGATGCGATGA
- a CDS encoding cobyric acid synthase: MNAPEPRPRGTLMIQGTTSDAGKSTLVAGLCRLARRSGARVAPFKPQNMALNSAVTVDGGEIGRAQALQALAAGVAPHTDFNPVLLKPTSDRGAQVIIHGKARMNLDARAYHDYKPVAFDAVLESYARLRAGYDTVIVEGAGSPAEINLREGDIANMGFAERVDCPVVLVADIDRGGVFAHLVGTLACLSDSERARVRGFVINRFRGDLKLLEPGLDWLRAQTGKPVFGVLPYLHGLLLDAEDMLPAQARSAAARSDAGMLRVVVPALPRISNHTDFDPLRAHPQIEFTYWKSGPVPDADLLILPGSKSVQRDLAWLRDAGWDALIRRHLRYGGKVIGICGGMQMLGRTLDDPLGLEGAPGSVPGLGLLDFDTTLQPDKTLKNVTGQLALPCAAAVRGYEIHMGDTRGPALETPALMLAADAGREGVREGMRPDGALSADGQILATYVHGLFDAPDACAALLAWAGLDGAARIDYPALREASLERLADMFAAHLDLDALYAEFR, translated from the coding sequence ATGAATGCACCCGAGCCGCGGCCGCGCGGCACGCTGATGATCCAGGGCACGACGTCCGACGCGGGCAAGAGCACGCTCGTCGCGGGCCTGTGCCGCCTCGCGCGCCGCAGCGGCGCGCGCGTGGCGCCGTTCAAGCCGCAGAACATGGCGCTCAACAGCGCGGTGACGGTAGACGGCGGCGAGATCGGCCGCGCGCAGGCGTTGCAGGCGCTGGCCGCGGGCGTCGCGCCGCATACGGATTTCAATCCGGTGCTGCTGAAGCCGACGAGCGACCGCGGCGCGCAGGTAATCATTCACGGCAAGGCCCGCATGAACCTCGATGCGCGCGCGTATCACGACTACAAGCCGGTCGCGTTCGATGCGGTGCTCGAGTCGTATGCGCGCCTGCGCGCCGGGTACGACACGGTGATCGTCGAAGGCGCCGGCAGCCCGGCCGAGATCAACCTGCGCGAAGGCGACATCGCGAACATGGGCTTTGCCGAGCGCGTCGACTGCCCGGTCGTGCTCGTCGCCGACATCGATCGCGGCGGCGTGTTCGCGCATCTGGTCGGCACGCTCGCGTGCCTGTCGGACAGCGAGCGCGCGCGCGTGCGCGGCTTCGTGATCAACCGCTTTCGCGGCGACCTCAAGCTGCTCGAACCGGGGCTCGACTGGCTGCGCGCGCAGACGGGCAAGCCGGTGTTCGGCGTGCTGCCGTATCTGCACGGGCTGCTGCTCGACGCGGAGGACATGCTGCCCGCGCAGGCGCGCAGCGCCGCCGCCCGGAGCGACGCCGGCATGCTGCGCGTCGTCGTGCCCGCGCTGCCGCGCATCAGCAACCACACCGATTTCGATCCGCTGCGCGCGCATCCGCAGATCGAATTCACGTACTGGAAGAGCGGCCCCGTACCCGACGCCGATCTGCTGATCCTGCCCGGTTCGAAGAGCGTGCAGCGCGACCTCGCGTGGTTGCGCGACGCGGGCTGGGACGCGCTGATCCGGCGCCATCTGCGCTACGGCGGCAAGGTGATCGGCATCTGCGGCGGCATGCAGATGCTCGGCCGCACGCTCGACGATCCGCTCGGCCTCGAAGGCGCGCCCGGCAGCGTGCCGGGGCTCGGGCTGCTCGATTTCGACACGACGCTGCAACCCGACAAGACGCTGAAGAACGTGACCGGGCAACTCGCGCTGCCGTGCGCGGCCGCCGTGCGCGGCTACGAGATCCACATGGGCGACACGCGCGGGCCGGCGCTCGAGACGCCCGCGCTGATGCTGGCCGCCGATGCCGGGCGGGAGGGCGTGCGGGAGGGCATGCGTCCCGACGGTGCGCTGTCGGCCGACGGCCAGATCCTCGCGACCTACGTGCACGGGTTGTTCGACGCACCCGACGCCTGCGCGGCGCTGCTCGCGTGGGCGGGGCTCGACGGCGCGGCCCGCATCGACTACCCGGCGCTGCGCGAGGCTTCGCTGGAACGGCTGGCCGACATGTTCGCCGCGCACCTCGACCTCGACGCGCTGTACGCCGAGTTTCGTTGA
- a CDS encoding cell division protein ZapA, translating into MSTKQIEVSILGQPYRLACSAETEAALLEAVARVDAEMSKIRSNSSVRGTDRIAVMAALSLASELLRLQTSVRHGEAFPAEEIRRTMHQMNEQLGAVLAQHETQ; encoded by the coding sequence ATGAGCACCAAGCAGATCGAAGTCTCGATTCTCGGTCAGCCCTATCGACTCGCCTGTTCGGCCGAGACCGAAGCGGCGCTGCTCGAAGCGGTCGCGCGCGTCGACGCCGAGATGTCGAAAATCCGCTCGAACAGCTCGGTGCGCGGCACCGACCGCATCGCGGTGATGGCGGCGCTGTCGCTTGCATCGGAATTGCTGCGACTGCAAACGAGCGTGCGGCACGGTGAAGCATTTCCGGCCGAGGAAATCCGTCGTACAATGCACCAGATGAACGAACAGCTCGGCGCGGTGCTCGCACAGCACGAGACGCAGTAA
- a CDS encoding EVE domain-containing protein — translation MQYWLMKSEPDEASIDDLANAPQRSLPWTGVRNYQARNFMRDTMKIGDGVLFYHSSCPEPGIAGLAEVSSTPYPDPTQFDPKSPYYDPKSTQEAPRWLLVDVRFVKKSPLVPLAALREHDELADMRVLARGNRLSITPVTRAEWRFITEKLMK, via the coding sequence ATGCAATACTGGCTGATGAAGTCCGAACCGGACGAAGCGAGCATCGACGATCTCGCCAACGCACCGCAGCGCTCGCTGCCGTGGACCGGCGTGCGCAACTATCAGGCGCGCAATTTCATGCGCGACACGATGAAGATCGGCGACGGCGTGCTGTTCTATCACTCCAGCTGCCCCGAGCCGGGCATCGCGGGCCTCGCCGAAGTATCGTCGACGCCCTACCCCGATCCCACGCAGTTCGATCCGAAAAGCCCCTATTACGACCCGAAATCGACGCAGGAAGCGCCACGCTGGCTGCTCGTCGACGTGCGCTTCGTGAAGAAGTCGCCGCTCGTGCCGCTCGCCGCGCTGCGCGAGCACGACGAGCTCGCCGACATGCGCGTGCTCGCGCGCGGCAACCGGCTGTCGATCACGCCCGTCACGCGGGCGGAATGGCGATTCATCACCGAAAAGTTGATGAAGTAG
- a CDS encoding ATPase translates to MLNELETLSQNIGRLISLNKRYHSERLALEEQVAQLRAEADTVRAELAQLRDERNALAAERDTLSAKIDDAQVKLNAILEKLPRSKSAEQADNQLDLLDAQARTDGDDAASHGEHA, encoded by the coding sequence ATGCTCAACGAACTCGAAACCCTATCTCAAAATATTGGCCGTCTGATTTCGCTGAACAAGCGCTATCACTCGGAACGGCTCGCGCTCGAGGAGCAGGTCGCGCAATTGCGCGCGGAAGCGGACACGGTCCGCGCGGAACTCGCGCAGCTGCGCGACGAACGCAATGCGCTCGCGGCCGAGCGCGACACACTGTCGGCGAAGATCGACGACGCCCAGGTGAAACTGAACGCGATTCTCGAAAAGCTGCCGCGCTCGAAGAGCGCGGAGCAAGCCGACAACCAGCTCGACCTGCTCGATGCGCAGGCGCGCACGGATGGCGATGACGCGGCCAGCCACGGAGAACATGCATGA
- the cobC gene encoding alpha-ribazole phosphatase, producing MDIVLIRHPAVGVEPGVCYGRSDVPLAESADGGAQASRAHLAELGAPLPEQVWTSPLTRCASIAERLALTFDVPLRRDADWQEMDFGAWEMQRWDDIDRAALDAWAADLMHACAHGGESVARFVARVARQADALAAFDGPQWVVTHAGVVRAFASHVLRVPLDTLLSRPVPTGGVVWLRTDDGTRTWEVVHWDA from the coding sequence ATGGACATCGTCCTGATCCGTCATCCGGCCGTCGGCGTCGAGCCGGGCGTCTGCTACGGACGCAGCGACGTGCCGCTCGCCGAATCGGCCGATGGTGGTGCGCAGGCCTCGCGTGCGCATCTGGCGGAACTCGGTGCGCCGTTGCCCGAGCAGGTCTGGACGAGCCCGCTGACACGCTGCGCATCGATTGCCGAACGGCTCGCGCTGACCTTCGACGTACCGCTGCGGCGCGATGCCGACTGGCAGGAAATGGATTTCGGTGCGTGGGAAATGCAGCGCTGGGACGATATCGACCGCGCGGCGCTCGATGCATGGGCGGCCGACCTGATGCATGCGTGCGCGCACGGCGGAGAAAGCGTCGCGCGATTCGTCGCGCGGGTCGCACGGCAGGCCGATGCGCTTGCGGCGTTTGACGGGCCGCAATGGGTCGTCACGCATGCGGGCGTGGTCCGCGCATTCGCGTCGCATGTGTTGCGCGTGCCGCTCGATACGCTGCTGTCGCGGCCGGTGCCGACCGGCGGAGTCGTGTGGCTGCGCACGGACGACGGCACGCGCACATGGGAAGTCGTGCACTGGGACGCATAG
- a CDS encoding adenosylcobinamide-GDP ribazoletransferase: MTPERARGIRAELRYFFVALGYFTRVPVPRSIGYAAGDLDQAARYFPLVGACVGAWGALVYLVALRVLPASIAVGLSMAATLLATGAFHEDGLADSCDAFGGGYTRDDVLRIMHDSRIGTFGAVALVIALGLKWQALTSMLPLRAAWTMIAAHAASRAMAVSLLMSLDYVRPEGKAKPVAQRMGARAACIAAVFGLPWLFWPDWRMGVAACVALMLVRAWLARYFVKRIGGYTGDCLGFAQQLGELTIYLVALGWTSS, encoded by the coding sequence GTGACGCCTGAGCGCGCGCGCGGCATACGGGCCGAACTGCGCTACTTCTTCGTCGCGCTCGGCTATTTCACGCGCGTGCCCGTGCCGCGCTCGATCGGCTACGCAGCCGGCGATCTCGATCAGGCCGCGCGCTATTTCCCGCTCGTCGGCGCCTGCGTGGGCGCGTGGGGCGCGCTCGTCTATCTCGTCGCACTGCGCGTGCTGCCCGCGTCGATCGCGGTCGGGCTGTCGATGGCCGCGACGCTGCTCGCGACCGGCGCTTTCCACGAAGACGGCCTCGCCGACAGCTGCGATGCGTTCGGCGGCGGTTACACGCGCGACGACGTGCTGCGCATCATGCACGATTCGCGGATCGGCACGTTCGGCGCGGTCGCGCTCGTGATCGCGCTCGGCCTGAAATGGCAGGCGCTGACGTCGATGTTGCCGCTGCGCGCCGCATGGACGATGATCGCCGCGCATGCGGCGAGCCGCGCGATGGCCGTGAGCCTGCTGATGTCGCTCGACTACGTGCGGCCCGAAGGCAAGGCGAAGCCGGTCGCGCAACGGATGGGCGCACGCGCGGCGTGCATCGCGGCGGTGTTCGGATTGCCGTGGTTGTTCTGGCCGGACTGGCGCATGGGCGTTGCCGCATGCGTGGCGCTCATGCTCGTGCGCGCGTGGCTGGCCCGCTATTTCGTGAAGCGGATCGGCGGTTATACGGGCGACTGTCTCGGCTTCGCGCAGCAACTGGGCGAACTGACGATCTATCTGGTGGCGCTCGGATGGACATCGTCCTGA
- a CDS encoding ABC transporter ATP-binding protein, which translates to MTGPALNAAAGDLHYRAVDLTLKAGARTLLDRFTQAFGPGEIWCVAGPNGAGKTTLLATLAGLQPPAGGHVEIDGRPLAAWRPEPLARRRALMPQQLHDAFSATVFDTVLLNRFPYLGGWGWERDDDRAAARAALATFDLSPLASRDVMSLSGGERQRVALAATLCQDAPLMLLDEPLAHLDLHHQIDCLTALAAWLAAAPRTILFSCHDLNLARRFATHALLLDGRGHASAGLVHDVLTPERASDAFGYPLVLIRENGRDALLPAWPARQ; encoded by the coding sequence ATGACGGGCCCCGCACTGAACGCCGCCGCCGGCGACCTGCACTACAGGGCCGTCGACCTGACGCTGAAGGCCGGCGCGCGCACGTTGCTCGACCGCTTCACGCAGGCGTTCGGCCCTGGCGAGATCTGGTGCGTCGCCGGGCCGAACGGTGCGGGCAAGACGACGCTGCTCGCCACGCTCGCGGGATTGCAGCCGCCGGCCGGCGGACACGTCGAGATCGACGGCCGGCCGCTTGCCGCGTGGCGCCCCGAGCCACTCGCGCGGCGCCGCGCGCTGATGCCGCAGCAATTGCACGATGCGTTCAGCGCGACCGTGTTCGACACGGTGCTGCTCAACCGCTTTCCGTATCTCGGCGGCTGGGGCTGGGAGCGCGACGACGACCGCGCGGCCGCGCGCGCTGCGCTCGCGACGTTCGACCTGAGCCCGCTCGCGTCGCGCGACGTGATGTCGCTGTCGGGCGGCGAGCGGCAGCGAGTCGCGCTGGCCGCGACGCTGTGTCAGGATGCACCGCTGATGCTGCTCGACGAACCGCTCGCGCATCTCGACCTGCATCACCAGATCGATTGCCTCACTGCGCTGGCCGCCTGGCTCGCGGCAGCCCCGCGCACGATATTGTTTTCGTGTCACGACCTGAATCTCGCGCGGCGCTTCGCGACACATGCGCTATTGCTCGACGGCCGTGGCCATGCGTCGGCCGGCCTCGTGCACGATGTATTGACGCCCGAGCGCGCGAGCGACGCGTTCGGCTATCCGCTCGTGCTGATCCGCGAGAATGGCCGCGATGCGCTGCTGCCGGCATGGCCTGCGCGACAATGA
- the cobU gene encoding bifunctional adenosylcobinamide kinase/adenosylcobinamide-phosphate guanylyltransferase encodes MIPHDLTFVLGGARSGKSAHAERLAADSGRPVTYIATATAADAEFAQRIAHHRARRPADWGFADAPVDLPGTLARLDDSHACLLVDCLTLWLTNLLCPADGEPLDDAQYAVQVERLEHALRGARAKVIVVSNEIGLGVVPLGSVTRRYVDELGRLNQRVAALATRVTLLVAGLPLDLKAGAPSC; translated from the coding sequence ATGATTCCGCACGACCTCACCTTCGTCCTCGGCGGCGCGCGCTCGGGCAAGAGCGCGCATGCCGAGCGGCTCGCCGCCGACAGCGGCCGCCCCGTCACCTACATCGCGACCGCGACCGCCGCCGATGCCGAATTCGCGCAGCGCATCGCGCATCACCGCGCGCGCCGGCCGGCCGACTGGGGCTTCGCCGACGCGCCCGTCGATCTCCCGGGCACGCTCGCGCGGCTCGACGATTCGCACGCGTGCCTGCTCGTCGACTGCCTGACGCTGTGGCTCACCAACCTGCTGTGCCCCGCCGACGGCGAACCGCTCGACGATGCGCAGTACGCGGTACAGGTCGAGCGGCTCGAACATGCGCTGCGCGGCGCGCGTGCCAAGGTGATCGTCGTCAGCAACGAGATCGGGCTCGGCGTCGTGCCGCTCGGGTCGGTCACGCGCCGCTACGTCGACGAGCTCGGGCGCCTGAACCAGCGCGTCGCCGCGCTCGCGACGCGCGTCACGCTGCTGGTCGCCGGGCTGCCGCTCGACCTCAAGGCGGGCGCGCCGTCATGCTGA
- the cobT gene encoding nicotinate-nucleotide--dimethylbenzimidazole phosphoribosyltransferase — protein MTTPTPFPPAIAPLDDALRKRLQQVIDHKTKPPGSLGQLEALALQIGLIQLSERPVVQRPVTIVFAGDHGIAAEGVSPYPQAVTAQMVANFLAGGAAINAFSGVAQSTLEIVDAGVASPLPLSDRLVSLPVARGTRNFATEPAMTREEAMTALAAGAGRVRLHASLGTNVIGFGEMGIANTSSAACLMSRLLDVPIDACVGRGTGLDDQGLAHKRAVLGRALVKHSHAIAPLDVLATFGGFEIAMMTGAYLAAASERMTILVDGFIATAALLVAERIAPGVRDYCVFSHTSHEAGHRRMLEHFGAKPLLALDLRLGEGTGAALALPLVRAAAAFLSEMASFESAGVDNRDA, from the coding sequence ATGACGACTCCCACCCCATTCCCGCCCGCGATCGCGCCGCTCGACGACGCGCTGCGCAAGCGCCTCCAACAGGTGATCGACCACAAGACCAAGCCACCGGGTAGCCTCGGCCAGCTCGAGGCGCTCGCGCTGCAGATCGGCCTGATCCAGCTAAGCGAGCGACCGGTCGTGCAGCGTCCGGTGACGATCGTGTTCGCGGGCGACCACGGGATCGCGGCCGAAGGCGTCAGTCCTTATCCGCAGGCGGTGACCGCCCAGATGGTCGCGAACTTCCTGGCCGGCGGTGCGGCGATCAATGCGTTTTCGGGCGTCGCGCAGAGCACGCTCGAGATCGTCGATGCGGGCGTCGCGTCGCCGCTGCCGCTGTCGGACCGGCTGGTGTCGCTGCCGGTCGCGCGCGGCACGCGCAACTTCGCGACGGAGCCGGCGATGACGCGTGAAGAAGCGATGACGGCGCTGGCCGCTGGCGCGGGGCGGGTACGCCTGCACGCGTCGCTCGGCACGAACGTGATCGGTTTCGGCGAGATGGGGATCGCGAACACGTCGTCGGCCGCCTGCCTGATGAGCCGCCTGCTCGACGTGCCGATCGATGCCTGCGTGGGCCGCGGCACGGGCCTCGACGACCAGGGTCTCGCGCACAAGCGCGCGGTGCTCGGCCGCGCGCTCGTCAAGCACTCGCATGCGATCGCGCCGCTCGACGTGCTCGCGACGTTCGGCGGCTTCGAGATCGCGATGATGACGGGCGCGTACCTCGCGGCCGCGAGCGAGCGGATGACGATCCTCGTCGACGGCTTCATCGCGACGGCCGCGCTGCTCGTCGCCGAGCGCATCGCGCCCGGCGTGCGCGACTACTGCGTGTTCTCGCATACGTCGCACGAGGCCGGGCACCGGCGCATGCTCGAGCATTTCGGCGCGAAACCGCTGCTCGCGCTCGACCTGCGCCTCGGCGAAGGCACGGGCGCCGCGCTCGCGCTGCCGCTGGTGCGCGCGGCGGCTGCGTTCCTCAGCGAGATGGCGAGCTTCGAGTCCGCCGGCGTCGACAATCGTGACGCCTGA
- a CDS encoding cobalamin-binding protein: MSAPMFRRLAPAALLAALAHAPLVHADVTTRDDAGNTVTLPAPAQRVISLAPHATELVYAAGGGTKLVGTVTYSDYPAAAQAVPRVGDNKALDLERIAALKPDLIVVWRHGNAERQTDALRALHIPLFFSEPKHLDDVSSSLRRLGTLLGTQPTADAAAAAFTRDIATLRARYAARPPVTMFFQVWDRPLTTLNGTHLINEVFELCGGRNVFASLKPLAPTVTDEAVLAANPEAIVTTSAGATRSNEPLPSLARWRAWPALTAVARNNLFAIDGDLLTRPSPRIAQGAAALCEDLDAARARRPVR, from the coding sequence ATGAGCGCCCCCATGTTCCGCCGGCTCGCGCCGGCCGCGCTGCTGGCCGCGCTCGCTCACGCACCGCTCGTCCACGCCGACGTCACGACCCGCGACGACGCCGGCAACACGGTCACGTTACCCGCGCCTGCCCAGCGCGTAATCAGCCTCGCGCCGCACGCGACCGAGCTCGTCTATGCGGCCGGCGGCGGCACGAAGCTCGTCGGCACCGTCACGTACAGCGACTATCCGGCCGCCGCGCAAGCGGTGCCACGCGTCGGCGACAACAAGGCGCTCGATCTCGAACGCATCGCCGCGCTGAAGCCCGACCTGATCGTCGTGTGGCGGCACGGCAACGCCGAGCGGCAGACCGACGCGCTGCGCGCGCTGCACATTCCGCTGTTCTTCAGCGAACCGAAGCATCTCGACGACGTGTCGTCGTCGTTGCGCCGGCTCGGCACGCTGCTCGGCACGCAACCGACTGCCGATGCCGCCGCGGCCGCCTTTACCCGAGACATCGCGACACTGCGCGCACGCTACGCGGCACGCCCGCCGGTCACGATGTTCTTCCAGGTGTGGGACCGCCCGCTGACGACGCTCAACGGCACGCATCTGATCAACGAAGTGTTCGAACTCTGCGGCGGCCGCAACGTATTCGCATCGCTCAAGCCGCTCGCGCCGACCGTGACCGACGAGGCCGTGCTCGCGGCGAATCCGGAAGCGATCGTGACGACGAGTGCCGGCGCGACCCGTTCGAACGAACCGCTGCCGAGCCTCGCGCGCTGGCGTGCATGGCCCGCGCTGACGGCCGTGGCACGCAACAACCTGTTCGCGATCGACGGCGATCTGCTGACGCGGCCATCGCCGCGCATCGCGCAGGGTGCGGCCGCGCTGTGCGAGGATCTGGATGCCGCGCGTGCGCGGCGGCCGGTGCGCTGA
- the cobD gene encoding threonine-phosphate decarboxylase CobD yields the protein MSDSSIAHGGNLHEAARRHGIPYDAWLDLSTGINPVGYPVPPVPADAWRRLPDDGDGLAACAAQYYHAPDAAHVLPVAGSQAAIRALPALLPAGDAGVAALAYGEYTPAFARHGHRVVTLDIHADTLPATLRHIIVGNPNNPTAECVPTARLLGWHAQLAERGGTLIVDEAFADTGAAPSLAPRVDRPGLVVLRSVGKFFGLAGIRAGFVLTHPALIAALRDTLGAWTVGGPARHAVAAAFADRAWQAAARERLAADGERLAALLRAHGFAVRATPLFSWSDDPRAAALHAALAARGIWTRHFPTPSSVRIGLPASEAEWQRLGDALAHCVPLLKASA from the coding sequence ATGTCTGATTCATCCATCGCGCACGGCGGCAACCTGCATGAAGCCGCCCGCCGCCACGGCATTCCGTACGACGCGTGGCTCGACCTGTCGACCGGCATCAATCCGGTCGGCTACCCGGTGCCGCCCGTGCCGGCCGACGCATGGCGCCGGCTGCCCGACGACGGCGACGGTCTCGCGGCCTGCGCCGCGCAGTACTACCACGCACCCGATGCCGCGCACGTCCTGCCGGTTGCCGGCAGCCAGGCCGCGATCCGCGCGTTGCCCGCGTTGCTGCCGGCCGGCGACGCCGGCGTCGCGGCGCTCGCGTACGGCGAATACACGCCCGCGTTCGCGCGCCACGGCCATCGCGTCGTCACGCTCGATATCCACGCCGACACGCTGCCCGCAACGCTGCGCCACATCATCGTCGGGAATCCGAATAATCCGACGGCCGAGTGCGTGCCGACCGCGCGCCTGCTAGGCTGGCATGCGCAACTGGCGGAACGCGGCGGCACGCTGATCGTCGACGAAGCGTTCGCCGATACGGGCGCCGCGCCCTCGCTCGCGCCGCGGGTCGATCGTCCGGGGCTCGTCGTGCTGCGCTCGGTCGGCAAGTTCTTCGGGCTTGCCGGCATTCGCGCGGGCTTCGTGCTCACGCATCCCGCGCTGATCGCCGCGCTGCGCGACACGCTCGGCGCGTGGACGGTCGGCGGCCCCGCGCGCCACGCGGTCGCCGCGGCGTTCGCCGATCGCGCATGGCAAGCTGCCGCCCGTGAGCGGCTCGCGGCCGACGGCGAACGATTGGCCGCGCTGCTGCGTGCGCACGGCTTCGCGGTTCGCGCGACGCCGCTCTTCAGCTGGAGTGACGACCCGCGCGCCGCGGCGCTGCATGCCGCGCTCGCGGCACGCGGAATCTGGACGCGGCACTTCCCGACACCGTCGAGCGTACGCATCGGCCTGCCGGCGAGCGAAGCCGAATGGCAGCGCCTCGGCGACGCGCTCGCGCATTGCGTGCCGCTGCTGAAGGCATCCGCATGA